Proteins from a genomic interval of Pseudomonas paeninsulae:
- a CDS encoding succinate dehydrogenase iron-sulfur subunit: MLQVSVYRYNPEQDAAPFMQDFKIDTGGKDIMVLDVLALIKEQDEGFSYRRSCREGVCGSDGMNINGKNGLACITPLSAVVKGGKLVIRPLPGLPVIRDLVVDMSIFYKQYEKVQPYLQNDTPAPAIERLQTPEEREKLDGLYECILCACCSTSCPSFWWNPDKFLGPAALLQAYRFLADSRDTKTEERLAALDDPFSVFRCRGIMNCVNVCPKGLNPTKAIGHIRNMLLQSGI, from the coding sequence ATGTTGCAAGTCAGTGTTTATCGTTACAACCCGGAGCAGGATGCTGCGCCGTTCATGCAAGATTTCAAGATCGATACTGGCGGCAAGGACATCATGGTTCTTGACGTGCTGGCGCTGATCAAAGAACAGGATGAGGGCTTCTCCTACCGTCGCTCCTGCCGTGAAGGCGTGTGTGGCTCCGATGGTATGAATATCAATGGCAAGAACGGCCTGGCCTGTATCACCCCGCTATCGGCGGTGGTAAAGGGTGGCAAGCTGGTGATCCGTCCTTTGCCTGGATTGCCAGTCATTCGTGACCTGGTCGTCGATATGAGCATCTTCTACAAGCAATACGAGAAGGTGCAGCCGTATCTGCAGAACGATACGCCGGCTCCGGCTATCGAACGCCTGCAAACGCCGGAAGAACGCGAGAAACTGGATGGCCTCTACGAGTGCATTCTGTGTGCTTGCTGTTCGACCAGTTGCCCGTCGTTCTGGTGGAATCCGGACAAGTTCCTCGGTCCCGCTGCGTTGCTGCAGGCATATCGTTTCCTGGCCGATAGCCGCGACACCAAGACCGAAGAGCGTCTGGCTGCATTGGATGACCCGTTCAGCGTGTTCCGTTGCCGCGGCATCATGAACTGCGTGAACGTTTGCCCCAAGGGTCTCAATCCAACCAAGGCGATCGGTCACATACGCAACATGTTGTTGCAGAGCGGTATCTGA
- the gltA gene encoding citrate synthase, giving the protein MADKKAQLIIEGAAPVELPILTGTVGPDVIDVRGLTATGRFTFDPGFMSTASCESKITYIDGDQGILLHRGYPIEQLAEQSDYLETCYLLLNGELPNAEEKAKFVSTVKNHTMVHEQLKIFFNGFRRDAHPMAIMCGVVGALSAFYHDSLDIKNPHHREVSAMRLIAKMPTIAAMTYKYAMGQPMMYPRNDLNYAENFLHMMFNTPCEIKPISPVLAKAMDKIFILHADHEQNASTSTVRLAGSSGANPFACIAAGIAALWGPAHGGANEAVLAMLDEIGDVSNIDVFIAKAKDKDDPFKLMGFGHRVYKNRDPRATVMKQTCDEVLKELGITDDPQLELAMRLEEIALTDPYFIERSLYPNVDFYSGIILKAIGIPTSMFTVIFALARTVGWISHWKEMLSSPYKIGRPRQLYTGYTQRDIKK; this is encoded by the coding sequence ATGGCTGACAAAAAAGCGCAGTTGATCATCGAGGGCGCAGCCCCCGTCGAGCTGCCCATTTTAACCGGCACCGTTGGTCCCGATGTAATTGACGTGCGGGGCTTAACCGCCACGGGCCGTTTCACCTTTGATCCTGGTTTCATGTCCACCGCCTCTTGCGAGTCGAAGATCACCTATATAGATGGTGATCAGGGCATCCTGCTGCACCGCGGATACCCCATCGAGCAGCTGGCCGAGCAATCCGACTACCTGGAAACCTGCTATCTGCTGCTCAACGGCGAATTGCCTAATGCAGAAGAAAAAGCCAAGTTCGTCAGCACCGTCAAGAACCACACCATGGTTCATGAGCAACTGAAGATCTTCTTCAACGGCTTCCGCCGCGATGCTCATCCGATGGCCATCATGTGCGGTGTGGTTGGCGCTCTTTCCGCCTTCTATCACGACTCCCTGGACATCAAGAACCCGCATCACCGCGAAGTCTCGGCCATGCGCCTGATCGCCAAGATGCCAACCATCGCCGCAATGACCTACAAGTACGCCATGGGTCAACCGATGATGTACCCGCGTAACGACCTGAACTACGCGGAAAACTTCCTGCACATGATGTTCAACACCCCGTGCGAGATCAAACCGATCAGCCCGGTACTGGCCAAGGCGATGGACAAGATCTTCATCCTCCACGCCGACCATGAACAGAATGCCTCGACATCGACCGTTCGCCTGGCTGGTTCCTCGGGCGCCAACCCGTTCGCCTGCATCGCCGCCGGTATCGCCGCACTCTGGGGCCCGGCTCACGGCGGCGCCAACGAAGCAGTACTGGCGATGCTGGATGAGATCGGCGACGTGTCGAATATTGACGTCTTTATCGCCAAGGCGAAGGACAAGGACGACCCGTTCAAGCTGATGGGCTTTGGTCACCGCGTCTATAAAAACCGTGACCCGCGCGCTACCGTAATGAAGCAGACTTGCGATGAAGTCCTGAAAGAGCTGGGCATCACCGATGATCCGCAGCTGGAACTGGCCATGCGCCTGGAAGAGATCGCTCTGACCGATCCGTACTTCATCGAACGTTCGCTGTACCCGAACGTCGACTTCTATTCGGGCATCATCCTCAAAGCGATCGGTATTCCGACCAGCATGTTCACCGTGATCTTCGCCCTGGCGCGGACCGTCGGCTGGATCTCGCACTGGAAAGAAATGCTCTCCAGCCCGTACAAGATTGGCCGCCCACGCCAGCTATATACCGGCTATACGCAGCGTGACATAAAGAAATAA
- the lpdA gene encoding dihydrolipoyl dehydrogenase, whose amino-acid sequence MTQKFDVVVIGAGPGGYVAAIKAAQLGLKTACIEKYQDNEGKIALGGTCLNVGCIPSKALLDSSWKYHEAKVGFAIHGIEAKGVSIDVPAMVARKSNIVKNLTGGVSTLFKANGVTLLEGHGKLLAGKQVEVTALDGTTQVVQAENVIIASGSKPIDIPPAPVNHDTIVDSTGALEFQSVPKTLGVIGAGVIGLELGSVWARLGADVTVIEAQDKFLPAADDQIAKEALKTLTKQGLKIRLGARLTASEVKKKQVTVSFTDAEGEQQMTFDKLIVAVGRRPVTTDLLATDSGVELDERGFIYVDDQCATSVPGVYAVGDVVRGAMLAHKASEEGVMVAERIAGHKAQMNYDLIPSVIYTHPEIAWVGKTEQQLKGEGVAVNVGTFPFAASGRAMAANDTGGMVKVIADAATDRVLGVHVIGPSAAELVQQGAIGMEFGTSAEDLGMMVFSHPTLSEALHEAALAVNGHAIHVVNRKKR is encoded by the coding sequence ATGACCCAGAAATTTGACGTGGTAGTCATCGGTGCCGGCCCTGGCGGCTATGTAGCTGCTATCAAGGCTGCTCAACTCGGTCTAAAGACCGCCTGCATCGAAAAGTACCAGGACAATGAGGGCAAGATCGCGCTCGGTGGTACCTGCCTGAACGTCGGTTGCATTCCGTCCAAGGCGCTGCTGGACAGCTCCTGGAAATATCACGAAGCCAAAGTAGGCTTTGCTATTCACGGTATCGAGGCCAAGGGCGTCAGCATCGACGTGCCGGCGATGGTTGCCCGCAAGAGCAACATCGTGAAGAACCTCACCGGTGGTGTCAGTACGCTGTTCAAGGCCAACGGTGTGACCCTGCTCGAAGGTCACGGCAAGTTGCTGGCCGGCAAGCAAGTGGAAGTCACGGCGTTGGACGGCACTACTCAAGTAGTCCAGGCCGAGAACGTGATTATCGCTTCCGGCTCCAAGCCGATCGACATTCCGCCGGCTCCGGTCAACCACGACACCATCGTCGACTCTACTGGCGCCCTGGAATTCCAGAGCGTGCCCAAGACTCTGGGCGTAATCGGCGCTGGCGTGATTGGTTTGGAGCTGGGTTCGGTATGGGCCCGTCTGGGTGCCGATGTCACCGTGATCGAAGCTCAGGACAAGTTCCTTCCGGCTGCCGATGATCAGATCGCCAAGGAAGCCCTGAAGACTTTGACCAAGCAAGGTTTGAAGATTCGCTTGGGCGCGCGTCTGACTGCTTCCGAAGTGAAGAAGAAGCAGGTCACCGTCAGCTTCACCGACGCCGAAGGCGAGCAGCAGATGACGTTCGACAAGCTGATCGTTGCGGTCGGCCGTCGTCCGGTGACCACCGATCTGCTGGCCACCGATAGCGGTGTCGAGCTGGACGAGCGTGGCTTCATCTATGTTGACGACCAGTGCGCCACCAGCGTGCCGGGCGTTTACGCCGTCGGTGACGTGGTGCGCGGCGCCATGCTGGCGCACAAGGCCTCGGAAGAGGGTGTGATGGTTGCCGAGCGCATCGCCGGGCACAAAGCCCAGATGAACTACGACCTGATCCCGTCGGTCATCTATACCCATCCGGAAATTGCATGGGTTGGCAAGACCGAGCAGCAACTGAAAGGCGAGGGCGTTGCCGTCAACGTTGGTACCTTCCCGTTCGCTGCCAGTGGCCGCGCCATGGCTGCCAATGATACCGGCGGCATGGTCAAGGTGATTGCCGATGCCGCGACCGACCGCGTACTGGGTGTACACGTGATCGGCCCGAGCGCTGCCGAGTTGGTCCAGCAGGGCGCAATCGGTATGGAGTTCGGCACCAGTGCCGAGGATCTGGGAATGATGGTGTTCTCCCACCCGACGCTGTCCGAAGCGCTGCACGAAGCGGCGCTGGCCGTGAATGGCCATGCCATCCACGTCGTCAATCGCAAGAAGCGCTAA
- a CDS encoding 2-oxoglutarate dehydrogenase E1 component — MQESVMQRMWNSAHLSGGNAAYVEELYELYLHDPNAVPEEWRTYFQKLPADGNAATDVSHSTVRDHFVLLAKNQRRAQPVSAGSVSSEHEKKQVEVLRMIQAFRMRGHQAAQLDPLGLWQRHAPADLSINHYGLTNSDLDTTFRTGGLFIGKEEATLREIHEALQQTYCRTIGAEFTHIVDSEQRNWFAQRLESVRGRPSVSPEVQSHLLERLTAAEGLEKYLGTKYPGTKRFGLEGAESLIPLLDEMIQRAGSYGAKEIVIGMAHRGRLNVLVNTFGKNPRELFDEFEGKKQASLGSGDVKYHQGFSSNVMTAGGEVHLAMAFNPSHLEIVSPVVEGSVRARQDRRNDSNGDKVLPVSLHGDAAFAGQGVVMETFQMSQTRGFKTGGTIHIVINNQVGFTISNPEDSRSTEYCTDVAKMIQAPILHVNGDDPEAVLFVTQLAVDYRMQYKRDVVIDLVCYRRRGHNEADEPSGTQPMMYQQISKQRTTRELYADALTTAVRHSADDVQSKIDDYRTALDNGQHVVKSLVKEPNKELFVDWRPYLGHTWTARHDTRFDLKTLQDLSAKLLEIPEGFVVQRQVAKILEDRQKMGAGALSINWGYAETMAYATLLFEGHPIRMTGQDIGRGTFSHRHAVLHNQKEPGSHVPLKHLYSGQPRFDLYDSLLSEEAALAFEYGYATTKPDALVIWEAQFGDFANGAQVVIDQFITSGEHKWGRLCGLTMLLPHGYEGQGPEHSSARLERFLQLSAEHNIQVCVPTTPAQVYHMLRRQMIRPLRKPLIALTPKSLLRHKLAISTLEDLAEGSFQTVIPEIDAIDPKKVDRVILCSGKVYYDLLEKRRAEAREDIAIVRIEQLYPFPEEDLAEALAAYKHLKHIVWCQEEPMNQGAWYCSQHHMRRVATAYKKTLFLEYAGREGSAAPACGYASMHAEQQEKLLQDAFTV; from the coding sequence ATGCAAGAAAGCGTGATGCAGCGCATGTGGAACAGTGCCCACCTATCCGGTGGTAACGCTGCCTATGTGGAAGAGCTCTATGAGCTTTACCTGCACGATCCCAACGCTGTGCCCGAAGAGTGGCGCACCTACTTTCAGAAGTTGCCGGCAGATGGCAACGCTGCTACTGATGTATCGCATTCTACGGTTCGCGATCACTTCGTGTTGCTGGCGAAAAACCAGCGTCGCGCCCAGCCGGTGTCCGCCGGTAGCGTGAGCAGTGAGCACGAAAAGAAGCAGGTTGAAGTCCTGCGCATGATTCAGGCATTTCGCATGCGTGGCCATCAGGCTGCCCAGCTCGATCCGCTTGGTCTGTGGCAACGGCATGCACCGGCTGATCTTTCGATCAATCACTATGGTCTGACCAATTCCGACCTGGACACCACCTTCCGCACCGGTGGTCTGTTCATCGGCAAGGAAGAGGCTACTCTGCGTGAAATTCACGAGGCCTTGCAGCAGACATATTGCCGCACCATCGGTGCCGAGTTCACCCACATCGTCGATTCCGAGCAGCGCAACTGGTTTGCCCAGCGCCTGGAAAGCGTGCGCGGGCGTCCGAGTGTTTCGCCTGAAGTGCAGAGTCATCTGCTGGAGCGACTGACTGCTGCCGAGGGTCTGGAAAAATACCTGGGCACCAAATACCCGGGTACCAAACGTTTCGGTCTGGAAGGCGCCGAGAGCCTGATTCCGCTGCTCGATGAAATGATCCAGCGTGCCGGTTCCTATGGTGCCAAGGAAATCGTCATTGGCATGGCTCACCGTGGTCGCCTCAACGTGCTGGTCAATACGTTTGGCAAGAACCCGCGTGAACTGTTCGACGAGTTCGAGGGCAAGAAGCAGGCCTCCCTCGGTTCCGGCGACGTCAAGTATCACCAGGGTTTCTCCTCCAACGTTATGACCGCCGGCGGCGAAGTTCACCTGGCTATGGCGTTCAACCCCTCTCACCTGGAAATCGTTTCGCCAGTGGTCGAGGGTTCGGTGCGCGCTCGTCAAGATCGTCGCAACGATAGCAACGGCGACAAGGTTCTCCCGGTTTCACTACACGGTGACGCGGCGTTCGCCGGTCAGGGTGTGGTGATGGAAACCTTCCAGATGTCGCAGACCCGTGGTTTCAAGACGGGTGGCACCATCCACATCGTGATCAACAACCAGGTCGGCTTCACCATCAGTAACCCGGAAGATTCGCGTTCCACCGAGTACTGCACCGATGTGGCGAAGATGATCCAAGCGCCGATCCTGCACGTGAATGGCGATGATCCGGAAGCGGTGCTGTTCGTCACCCAGCTGGCCGTCGACTACCGCATGCAGTACAAGCGCGATGTGGTGATCGACCTGGTTTGTTACCGCCGTCGCGGTCACAACGAGGCCGATGAGCCGAGCGGTACCCAGCCGATGATGTACCAGCAGATTAGCAAGCAGCGCACCACCCGTGAGCTGTATGCCGATGCGCTGACCACGGCTGTGCGTCACTCTGCCGATGATGTGCAAAGCAAGATCGACGACTACCGCACCGCGTTGGACAATGGTCAGCATGTGGTCAAGAGTCTGGTCAAGGAGCCGAACAAGGAGTTGTTCGTCGACTGGCGCCCGTACCTGGGCCATACCTGGACCGCGCGTCACGATACTCGCTTCGACCTCAAGACCTTGCAGGATCTGTCCGCCAAGCTGCTGGAAATCCCGGAAGGGTTTGTTGTCCAACGCCAGGTCGCGAAAATTCTTGAAGATCGTCAGAAGATGGGTGCCGGTGCGCTGTCGATCAACTGGGGCTACGCCGAAACAATGGCCTACGCCACCCTGTTGTTCGAAGGTCACCCGATCCGCATGACCGGCCAGGACATTGGCCGTGGCACCTTCTCGCACCGCCACGCGGTGCTGCATAACCAGAAGGAACCAGGTTCGCACGTACCGCTCAAGCACCTGTACAGCGGCCAGCCGCGTTTCGACCTGTACGACTCGCTGCTGTCGGAAGAAGCAGCGCTGGCGTTCGAATACGGTTACGCCACCACCAAGCCGGATGCATTGGTAATCTGGGAAGCCCAGTTCGGCGATTTTGCCAACGGTGCCCAAGTGGTAATCGATCAGTTCATCACCAGCGGCGAGCACAAGTGGGGTCGTCTGTGCGGTCTGACCATGCTGTTGCCGCATGGCTATGAAGGGCAGGGCCCGGAGCACTCCTCCGCGCGTCTCGAGCGGTTCCTGCAGCTGAGCGCCGAGCACAACATCCAGGTGTGCGTGCCGACTACTCCGGCGCAGGTCTACCACATGTTGCGTCGCCAGATGATCCGCCCACTGCGCAAGCCACTTATCGCCCTGACTCCGAAGTCGTTGCTGCGCCACAAATTGGCCATCTCGACCCTGGAAGACCTGGCCGAAGGCTCGTTCCAGACCGTGATTCCGGAGATCGATGCAATCGATCCGAAGAAGGTCGATCGGGTGATCCTGTGCAGCGGTAAGGTTTACTACGACCTGCTGGAGAAGCGTCGTGCCGAGGCTCGCGAAGATATCGCCATCGTGCGTATCGAGCAGCTCTATCCGTTCCCGGAAGAAGATCTGGCCGAAGCTCTCGCTGCGTACAAGCACCTCAAACACATCGTCTGGTGTCAGGAAGAGCCGATGAACCAGGGTGCCTGGTATTGCAGCCAGCATCACATGCGCCGCGTTGCCACTGCGTACAAGAAGACTCTGTTCCTCGAGTACGCCGGCCGCGAAGGCTCAGCTGCCCCGGCCTGCGGTTACGCTTCGATGCACGCGGAACAGCAGGAAAAACTGCTGCAAGACGCCTTCACCGTTTAA
- the odhB gene encoding 2-oxoglutarate dehydrogenase complex dihydrolipoyllysine-residue succinyltransferase, protein MAIEIKAPTFPESVADGTVATWHKKPGDAVKRDELIVDIETDKVVIEVLAEADGVLAEIVKNEGDTVLSNELLGTLSEGAAAPVPAAAAQAAAPAAAAPGVAGDEQILSPAARKLAEENGIDPNSIAGTGKGGRVTKEDVVAAVEAKKNAPAATPAAKPATPAAAPVLAVGDRVEKRVPMSRLRAKVAERLVEAQSSMAMLTTFNEVDMTEVMALRSKYKDLFEKSHNGVRLGFMSFFVKATTEALKRFPAVNASIDGSDIVYHGYSDIGVAVSSDRGLVVPVLRNAELMSLAEIEGGIATFGKKAKDGKLSIDDMTGGTFTITNGGTFGSMMSTPIVNPPQAAILGMHNILQRPMAINGQVVIRPMMYLALSYDHRLIDGKEAVTFLVTIKNLLEDPARLLLDI, encoded by the coding sequence ATGGCTATCGAGATCAAAGCCCCTACTTTCCCGGAATCGGTTGCCGACGGCACCGTGGCCACTTGGCACAAGAAGCCGGGCGATGCGGTCAAGCGCGACGAACTGATCGTCGACATCGAAACCGATAAAGTAGTGATCGAAGTGCTGGCCGAGGCCGATGGCGTCCTCGCCGAAATCGTCAAGAACGAAGGCGACACCGTCCTCAGCAACGAACTGCTGGGGACCTTGAGCGAAGGCGCTGCTGCTCCTGTACCGGCTGCCGCCGCTCAGGCTGCCGCGCCTGCCGCTGCTGCTCCGGGTGTTGCGGGTGATGAGCAAATCCTCTCGCCGGCCGCGCGCAAGTTGGCCGAAGAGAATGGCATCGACCCGAACAGCATTGCCGGCACTGGTAAGGGCGGTCGGGTGACCAAGGAAGACGTGGTCGCTGCGGTTGAAGCTAAGAAGAATGCCCCGGCTGCTACGCCTGCCGCCAAACCTGCCACACCAGCCGCTGCACCTGTACTCGCCGTCGGTGACCGGGTCGAGAAGCGCGTACCGATGAGCCGTCTGCGTGCCAAGGTTGCCGAGCGTCTGGTTGAAGCTCAGTCTTCCATGGCCATGCTGACGACCTTCAACGAAGTCGACATGACCGAAGTCATGGCGCTGCGTTCGAAGTACAAGGATCTGTTCGAGAAGTCCCACAACGGCGTGCGTCTGGGCTTCATGTCGTTCTTCGTCAAGGCCACCACCGAAGCGCTGAAGCGTTTCCCCGCGGTTAACGCCTCGATCGACGGCTCGGACATCGTCTACCACGGCTACTCCGACATCGGTGTTGCCGTATCGAGCGACCGTGGCCTGGTGGTACCAGTACTGCGTAATGCCGAGCTGATGAGCCTGGCTGAAATCGAAGGCGGCATCGCGACCTTCGGTAAAAAGGCCAAAGACGGCAAACTGTCGATCGACGACATGACCGGTGGTACGTTCACCATCACCAACGGTGGTACCTTCGGTTCGATGATGTCGACGCCGATCGTCAACCCGCCGCAAGCAGCCATCCTGGGGATGCACAACATCCTTCAGCGGCCGATGGCCATCAACGGTCAGGTGGTTATCCGTCCGATGATGTACCTGGCGTTGTCCTACGACCACCGCCTGATTGATGGCAAGGAAGCCGTGACCTTCCTGGTGACCATCAAAAACTTGCTGGAAGACCCGGCTCGCCTGCTGCTGGATATCTAA
- the sdhD gene encoding succinate dehydrogenase, hydrophobic membrane anchor protein, with product MVTNVTNFSRSGLYDWMAQRVSAVVLAAYVLFLLGYIVASPGMGYAEWHALFSNNAMRIFSLLTLVALSAHAWVGMWTISTDYLTPMALGKWATGVRFLFQAACGIAMFTFFVWGVQIFWGN from the coding sequence ATGGTAACCAACGTCACGAATTTCTCGCGCTCAGGTCTGTATGACTGGATGGCGCAGCGTGTGTCTGCAGTCGTTCTCGCGGCTTATGTGCTGTTCCTGCTCGGCTATATAGTAGCGAGCCCAGGCATGGGTTATGCCGAGTGGCATGCTCTGTTCTCCAATAACGCAATGCGCATTTTCAGTCTGCTGACTCTGGTAGCGCTCAGCGCGCACGCCTGGGTTGGTATGTGGACGATTTCCACCGACTACCTGACGCCGATGGCACTGGGTAAGTGGGCGACTGGTGTGCGTTTCCTGTTCCAGGCGGCGTGTGGCATTGCCATGTTCACGTTCTTCGTCTGGGGCGTGCAGATTTTTTGGGGTAACTGA
- the sdhC gene encoding succinate dehydrogenase, cytochrome b556 subunit: MIKAVNSQRPVNLDLRTIKLPVTAYTSILHRISGVILFVGIAVLLYGLDKSLASEEGFAEVKECLTSPLAKFVIWGLLSALLYHLVAGVRHLIMDMGIGETLEGGKLGSKIVLVVSTIMIVLVGVWIW, from the coding sequence GTGATAAAAGCCGTGAATAGCCAACGACCTGTAAACCTCGACCTTAGGACTATTAAACTCCCAGTCACCGCTTACACGTCCATTCTTCACCGTATATCCGGTGTCATTCTCTTCGTCGGCATTGCCGTGCTGCTTTATGGGCTCGACAAGTCGCTGGCATCAGAGGAAGGCTTCGCCGAGGTGAAAGAATGTCTGACCAGCCCGCTGGCCAAGTTCGTGATCTGGGGATTGCTGTCCGCTCTGCTTTACCACTTGGTGGCCGGAGTACGCCACTTGATCATGGACATGGGCATCGGTGAGACGCTGGAAGGCGGCAAGCTGGGCTCGAAAATCGTTCTCGTCGTTTCGACGATCATGATCGTATTGGTGGGAGTGTGGATATGGTAA
- a CDS encoding START domain-containing protein produces the protein MLLCVSTLLVVGCPLQAESWRLVKDQAGIQVFLSKVPGSTYQAYRGVVRLKAGMPTLLALQEDVSGSCAWIYACREQKLLKHEGAQSWIYSRFNMPWPVRPRDAVLRVTTRQGADGSVTRILSGVADYLPEQKGLVRVSKAEGYWAFIPKTTGEVEVIYQMHSEPGGRVPSWLAGSFVVDAPYNTLEALRRRLIHP, from the coding sequence ATGCTTTTATGCGTAAGTACGCTGCTGGTGGTGGGCTGTCCCTTGCAGGCCGAGAGCTGGCGTCTGGTCAAGGATCAGGCGGGTATCCAGGTGTTCCTGAGCAAGGTGCCGGGTTCAACGTACCAGGCGTACCGCGGCGTCGTCAGGCTCAAGGCGGGTATGCCGACCTTGTTGGCGTTGCAGGAGGATGTCAGCGGTTCCTGCGCCTGGATCTATGCGTGTCGAGAGCAAAAACTGCTCAAGCATGAGGGCGCGCAAAGCTGGATCTATAGTCGTTTCAATATGCCGTGGCCGGTGAGGCCGCGCGATGCAGTGTTGCGGGTGACCACCCGGCAAGGTGCCGATGGCAGTGTCACCCGTATTCTCAGCGGCGTTGCCGATTACCTCCCGGAGCAGAAGGGCTTGGTTCGGGTGAGCAAGGCCGAAGGCTATTGGGCGTTTATCCCGAAAACGACGGGTGAGGTCGAGGTGATTTACCAGATGCATAGCGAGCCGGGAGGCCGTGTACCGTCCTGGCTGGCCGGTAGTTTTGTGGTGGATGCGCCCTACAACACGCTCGAAGCGCTGCGGCGGCGACTCATTCACCCTTGA
- the sdhA gene encoding succinate dehydrogenase flavoprotein subunit, whose translation MTIRTLSYDAIIIGGGGAGMRAALQLAQGGHKTAVVTKVFPTRSHTVSAQGGITCAIASADPNDDWRWHMYDTVKGSDYIGDQDAIEYMCSVGPEAVFELEHMGLPFSRTEQGRIYQRPFGGQSKDFGKGGQAARTCAAADRTGHALLHTLYQANLKSGTSFLNEWYAVDLVKNQDGVIVGVIAICIETGETVYIRSKATVLATGGAGRIYASTTNALINTGDGIGMALRAGVPVQDIEMWQFHPTGIAGAGTLVTEGCRGEGGYLINKHGERFMERYAPNAKDLAGRDVVARSMVKEIIAGNGCGPDGDHVMLKLDHLGEEVLHSRLPGICELSKTFAHVDPVVAPIPVVPTCHYMMGGVPTNIHGQAITQDANGNDKIIEGLFAVGEVACVSVHGANRLGGNSLLDLVVFGRAAGIHLERVLKEGVDYRGATETDLELSLKRLSGVNERTTGEDVAPLRKELQTCMQNYFGVFRTGEYMQKGIEQLVGLRERIASVKIADKSQAFNTARIEALELQNLLEVAEATAVAAEVRKESRGAHAREDFEDRDDENWLCHSLYFPGEKRVTKRAVNFSPKTVPTFEPMIRTY comes from the coding sequence ATGACTATTCGTACTCTTTCTTATGACGCCATCATTATTGGTGGCGGCGGCGCGGGTATGCGCGCTGCGCTGCAACTGGCTCAAGGCGGCCACAAGACCGCTGTAGTCACTAAGGTGTTCCCGACCCGTTCGCACACTGTTTCCGCTCAGGGTGGTATTACTTGCGCCATCGCTTCGGCTGATCCAAACGATGATTGGCGCTGGCACATGTATGACACCGTCAAAGGGTCCGACTATATCGGTGACCAGGACGCTATCGAGTACATGTGTTCCGTCGGTCCGGAAGCCGTGTTCGAACTGGAGCATATGGGTCTGCCGTTCTCGCGTACCGAGCAGGGCCGCATCTATCAGCGTCCGTTCGGTGGTCAGTCCAAGGACTTCGGTAAGGGTGGCCAGGCCGCGCGTACCTGCGCCGCCGCCGACCGTACCGGTCATGCGTTGCTGCACACCCTGTATCAAGCCAACCTGAAAAGCGGCACCTCGTTCCTCAACGAGTGGTACGCGGTCGATCTGGTGAAGAACCAGGATGGCGTGATTGTCGGTGTGATCGCCATTTGCATCGAAACTGGCGAGACCGTGTATATCCGCTCCAAGGCCACAGTGCTGGCCACCGGTGGTGCAGGGCGCATTTATGCCTCTACCACCAATGCCCTGATCAATACCGGTGACGGCATCGGCATGGCCCTGCGTGCAGGCGTGCCAGTGCAAGATATCGAAATGTGGCAGTTCCACCCGACCGGCATTGCCGGTGCCGGTACCCTGGTGACCGAAGGTTGCCGTGGTGAAGGTGGCTATCTGATCAACAAGCATGGCGAGCGTTTCATGGAACGCTATGCCCCGAACGCCAAAGACCTGGCTGGCCGCGACGTGGTTGCGCGCTCCATGGTCAAGGAAATCATCGCCGGCAACGGCTGTGGTCCGGATGGCGATCACGTGATGCTCAAGCTCGATCACCTCGGCGAAGAAGTGCTGCACAGTCGTCTGCCAGGTATCTGTGAGCTGTCCAAGACTTTTGCTCATGTCGATCCGGTGGTTGCGCCTATTCCAGTCGTGCCGACCTGCCACTACATGATGGGCGGCGTACCGACCAACATCCATGGTCAGGCCATCACCCAGGATGCCAACGGCAACGACAAGATCATCGAAGGGTTGTTTGCCGTAGGCGAGGTGGCCTGCGTGTCGGTGCACGGCGCCAACCGTCTGGGCGGCAACTCGCTGCTTGACCTGGTGGTGTTCGGTCGCGCCGCAGGTATACACCTGGAGCGTGTGCTGAAAGAAGGTGTCGATTACCGTGGGGCCACCGAGACTGACCTTGAGCTGTCGCTCAAGCGACTGTCGGGCGTCAACGAGCGCACCACCGGCGAAGACGTAGCGCCGCTACGTAAAGAGCTGCAAACCTGCATGCAGAACTATTTCGGGGTATTCCGTACCGGCGAGTACATGCAGAAAGGTATCGAGCAACTGGTCGGCCTGCGTGAGCGGATCGCCAGCGTCAAGATCGCGGACAAGAGCCAGGCGTTCAACACTGCGCGTATCGAGGCATTGGAACTGCAAAACCTGCTCGAAGTGGCCGAGGCGACTGCGGTGGCTGCGGAGGTTCGCAAAGAATCCCGTGGTGCCCACGCCCGTGAAGACTTCGAAGATCGGGATGACGAGAACTGGCTGTGCCATTCCCTGTACTTCCCAGGTGAAAAGCGCGTGACCAAACGTGCCGTCAACTTCTCGCCTAAGACAGTTCCGACGTTTGAACCCATGATTCGGACTTATTAA